The Thermogemmatispora onikobensis genome includes the window ACGCCCCAGCTGCCCCGCTTCTGAGCTGAGCGTGAGCAGTCGAGAACGGCGAGGGCGGCCTCCCATCCCTCTCCTGGCAGCGGCCAGAGGTGCCCCCTCGTCCGTCCCGACTCGCTTGCTCGCTTGCTCGCTCACTCACTTGTTCACTTGTGCGTCTGCCTCTCCTCCTCTCCAGAGGGGACCGGCATTCAAATAACCCCTAACTCATTATTGATTCATCAGTTGTGGAGGCTTTCTATGGATCTGGGACTGGAAGGAAACGTCGCCATCGTCACTGGCGCCAGCCGCGGAGTGGGCCAGGCCATTGCCCGCGCGCTGGGCGCTGAAGGTTGTCGGCTCGCCATCATTGCCCGGGGACGCAAGGCCCTGGAAGCAACTGCTGAAGAGCTGCGCAGCGCCGGGGTTGAAGTCTTGACAATCGCTGCTGATCTCATGATCCCCCAGAACATCGAGCGCATTGTCCAGGACGTGATGGCTCACTATGGGCGTATCGATATTCTGGTCCATAACGCTGGGGGCGCCCGTGGCCAGACCATCTTTGACACCAGCGATGAAGACTGGCACGACGCTCTGGCCCTCAATGTCCTGGCCCTCAGCCACTTTGCTCGCCTCGTGGCCCCCATTATGAGCCGCCAGGGAGGAGGCCGCATCATCGCCATCTCCTCCATTTTCGGACGCGAATCGGGCGGACGACCTGCCTACAATGCCCTCAAAGCTGCCTCCATCAGCCTCACCAAGTCGCTGGCTCGTCAGCTTGCTCCCAACAATATTCTGGTGAACAGCGTCGCGCCTGGCTCCTTACTCTTCCCCGGTAGCTCCTGGGACCGCCGGCGCCAGGCTGATCCTGAGAGCATCGAAGCCTTTGTCAAAAGCGAGCTGCCGTTAGGCCGCTTTGGTACCCCTGAAGAGGTGGCCGCGGTCGTGGTCTTTCTGGCCTCCTCCGCGGCCTCGCTGGTCAGTGGGGCCTGCATCCCTGTCGACGGCGCTCAATCTCGCTCCAACATCTAGCTCGCGTAGGACCAGCAGCCCGTCAGCAGCCCACTGGCAAAGCTTAAAAAGCCCTAAGAAAGGCCGGCTCTGGTTTAGTTTCTCCTTAGAGCCTGTTACTGCAGAGCTTATCGGGGCCAGTATGCCTTGTAATCTGCTCAGAAAAACGGTACGCTTCTGTCTAGCAAGAAGGAAAAAAGACGAAGAGCAACGAGGAAACGAAACGATGACAAAGCAAGAACGCCCTGCGGTCAATATAGATGGCATTCTGGCCCAAAAAGCGTTGGCCGGCGATGAGCAGGCCTTTGAGATGCTCTTAAAGCGCTATCAAACAGCCCTGTTTAGCTTTATCTACCACTTTCTCGGCGACTATGACCAGGCATGCGATATTCTGCAACAAGTGTTCTTGCAGCTCTACATCTCACTTCCAAATCTGCGCACCGGCGAGCCGCTGAAAGCCTGGCTCTTCCAGGTGGCCCGCAATCGCTGCCTCGATGAGCTGAGACGCAAGCGCGCTGTCCACTTTTCTGAGCTAGAAGGAAACACGGAGGAAGATGAGCCGTCACCACTGGACGCTCTCCCCGATGGCAACCCGTTGCCGGAGGAGCTGGCTGAGCACCATGATCTCCAGCGCCTCCTGAGCGAAGCCATTCAGACCCTGCCACCGCGCTTCCGGGCTGTGGTTCTGCTACGCTACCTGGCTCAGCTCAGCTTCGCCGAAATTGGCCAGACGCTCCAGATGCCCGAGGCAACGGCCAAAACCTACTTCCAGCGCGCCAAGCCGCTTCTGCGGGCGGCCCTGCGCGAGTACACCGGCAAGGTGACAGCAGCCCTGGCTTAAGCTCTCTGCTCCATCCCCTGGAGTAGAAGCCACGGGCAAACGCTGCCTTGTGAAACTTCCCCTGGATGTTGTTCGTTGTACATAGCAGAGCACGAGCGAGCTAAGGAACAACATCCGGGGGAATGTACTTATGCGGGAGCAGCGCGAGCGATCGCCTCGACCAGCCATAGAAGCGCAGGAAGGGGAAGAGTCGCAAGAAGAATTCGATGAGCTAGACCGTCTGTTTGTAGAGCACCTGCCGCGTCTCGAGCCCCCGCCGGAGGTCATCGAGCGTATCCTCGCGCTCGCGCGTCAGTCGACTCCTCCAATGGCCTCCAGATCTAGCGCTGAGAACCAGGAGCGTCACAGCCGGCAAGGGAAGCGCAGCTCAAGTGAAGATGGGAGACGAACGGACGAGCGCGGAATGGATCACCGCAGCCAGTAAAAGGGGGACAGGAGGAAGGAAAGTGCTTCCAGGGAGAAGGGAGCCCCCAGTGCCTGGCCGTTGACAGATGCAAGAGGGCAGCTTCTCCCTGCCCTGCTGGTCAGCAAGGCCGGGGCTGCCCTCGGCTGTAAGGTCCATGGCACCGAAGAGGATGAGACGAATACCTGATCTTGTCTGGCCTGCCTGGCCAATCCTCTTTGCTACAGCAGACCCTTCCGGCTCCCTGCCCTCGCTTCTCTGGCATGGGCCTCTCTCACTGAGAGTGAGCGGTGCCCCCTCGCCTCACGCAATTTGATCGCTCAACTTCCCCCTTGCGACAAGCCAGCGGACGAACTCCAGGCGGCGATGTTCTGCAAGAGCCTGTTGTTGTTCCCTCTCGGCGTACTCCTCGCGGAGCCTGGCCAGACGGCGCATTTCCACCTCATCAAAACCGCCACGGCGCAGTATCTCACGATCATCTTTGCGGTCCTGCATGTGGTCCTCCTTCTTCACTGGCAAGCGGGCGGGTGACCAAATTCACCAACGGGGCGGGGCCAACAGGCGTCGCTACGACCCGTCTCAGAAGAGCCTGCTTGGCATCATAAGGCTTAGGCCACTGACACTGATCTTCTTCCTCCTGCTTTCCTTCCTTCTTCCAGGCAGTGAGCGCCTTCTCCAGGCTTCAAAGAAGCCTGCATGTGGGCGCTCAAGCAGGCGCTACGCTCCTTTCTTCTCAGCTGGGCGAACAGGCAGGTCACTGTCAGCTTCTCTGCTACAGAGTATACATTACCGCGAGTGACAAATGTGTGAACACGGCCAGGGAGCCTGTGAAAATCCTGTGAAGGTTGATCCTGGTGAGCCAATTGCCCCAAAGAGATGCTCTTGCCTATGACAAATTGCTGAGCAGCGGGGCATCTGGGGGAGGAACAAAGTAGCCGACGCCTGGCTCATTATGTAAGAAGCGCGGGTGGGCAGGATCAGGCTCCAGCTTGCGCCGCAGATGACGGATGAAGGTTCGCAGATAGGTCGTTTCTCCAATATAATCGGCACCCCAGACGCGCTGCAGCAGCTCGCGGTGCGTCAGTACCTTGCCGGCATTGCGCGTCAGCTCGTAGAGCAGATCGTATTCGGTGGGGGTCAGATGCACTTCCTTGCCGCCGGAGCGTACCTTGCGGCGGGCAAAATCGACCTCCAGCCCATCAGGCCCACCACAGCGATACACGGGTGTACTGGGGCTGGTGTTTCCCTGTCCCAGGCTGCTCAGCAGACGCTCCGTTTCAGCGGCGCGGCGCAGCGCCACACGCACACGTGCCAGTAGCTCGTTGACACTGAATGGCTTGGTCAGATAGTCATCGGCCCCCTGATCAAGCGCCTTAATTTTGACCGGTTCCTCGTCATGTGCCGAGAGCACGATCACTGGTGCATTGCTCCACTCGCGCAAGCGGCGCAGGAAAGCCAGGCCATCCAGCGTCGGCAGAGACAAATCGAGCAGTACCAGCTGCGGCTGCACCAGGGCCGCCAGCTCGATCCCCTGGGCTCCGTCACGGGCGGTCTGGACCTGGAAGCCACGCGCTTTCAGTTGCGCGCGCAGAAAGGCGCTCATCTGAGGATCATCTTCTACGCACAGAATACACGGTTTTCTCTCGCGCTCAGAAGCTGACATCATGTGCACCCTCCCTGGAGCCGGTCGTATTACCACGTGGGGCTGAGGCGGGCAGGAGCGGCTGGGCAGCTGTGGGCTCGCCGGCAATGCTCAAGCGGAAGGCAAAGGTTGTGCCCTGACCGGGGCTGCTCTGGAGTGTCAAGGTGCTCTGATGAGCCTCGATAATGCCGCGGCTAATGTAGAGGCCCAGGCCCGTACCGGGACTCCAACGGGCGCTGTCGCGGCGCCGGTCGCGAGCCGGTTGACCAGGGCGGTCCGCCGCCGGGCGACGGCTGGCGGCGAACGTACTGAAGCGGGTGAACAGCTCTTCCTGCTGCTCGGGCGTCAGGCCGGGGCCATGATCGGTCACGCGGATCTCCACCTCGCGGGAACTAACCTGCTCGGCCTCCAGCAGGACCGTGTCGCCCTCTGGCGCATGGTAAAAAGCATTGCTGAGCAGGTTCGTCAGCACGCGAATGATCATCTCATAGTCTGCCAGCACAGTGGGCAACTGAGGAGGAACCCGCACATCCAGGCTGCGATGCGAACTGGCAATCAGGGCCTCCAGACGCTCCTGCAAATCCTCGACCAGCTCGGAGAGCAACACCGGCTCCAACTCCAGACGCAGGGCGCCGGCCTCTACCCGGGCGGCATCCAGAAACTGATTCACCATACTCACCAGGCGCTCGACCTGCTCATCGGCAGTTCGCAGAAAGTCGCGCTGCTCTTCCACTGACCAGCGCAGATCGTCGGCCTGCAGGACGCTCAGGTGGGCGCGGATATTGGCCAGTGGCGTTTTCAGCTCGTGGGCCATGGTCGTGAAGAAATCCTCGCGCTCCCGCTCCAACTCCTTCATGCGTGTAATGTCGTGCCAGACGAGAATCGCGCCGCTGATCGTTCCGTCGGTCGCCCGCAGCGGGGCTGCACTGGCCAGCAGGAAAAGGAGGCTGCCGTCGGGCTGGCTCAGGTGCAGCTCGCTCTCGCTGGCCTCACCTCGGAAGAGCGCGCGCGCCAGGGGACGCTCCTCGGTCGCTACCAGCTCGCCATTGGGGCCATAGACATGGATGGGGTCAATGATCTCCTCACTGGCTCGTCCAGCCAGGCGGCGCATGACCTCCTCGGGATCATCTATCTGGGCCTCCGGTACTCCCATGCGGCGCAGGAGCCTGGCAGCCTGACGGTTAATAATACTGATCCGTGGACGCTCACGGGCCTCCTTGGAGATCAGGAGCACGCCCGAGGGCAGCCGTTCCAGCAGCGTCTGCATGCGGGCGCCCTCCTCTTCCAGGGCGGCTTTGGCCTCCTGGAGCGCTTGATTTCGCTGGGCCAGTTCCAGCGTGCGGGCGATGACCTCAGCCTCGATGCGTTCGCGGGCAGCAGCCTGCTCGGTTACGTCGTGATAGATGACGATGAAAGCAAAGATATCGCCGACCGCGTCGTGGATGGGGGCGTAGGAGCGGCGGATAACATAGGGATGGCCGTCGGCTCCAATGACCTTCATCTCATCGACGCTCTGCTCCAGGGCGCGGTGCTCCAGCGCTGGCAGATCCTCCGGTCCTCGGGGCAGAGGCTCCTCAAAGCGAGCCTGACTACGGGCCAGGGCCTCCCAGATCGGCAGTCCCAGGACCTCATCGCTCCAGCCGAAGAGGCGGCGCACGGCGTGATTGATGTCGGCCACACGCCAGCGAGCGTCGTAGATCACCACTCCATCGGGAATGGCCTGCATGATATTCTCGCGCTGGCGCACATTGCGGCTCGCTGTGCGGGCCAGGCTGTCGATGCTGAAAAAGAGGCGAGCGTTATGAATGGCCAGGCCAGCCTGGCGGGCGAACTGTTCCAGCAGCTCGACCTCTTCGGCAGGGAAACCACGGGCCCGCCGGTGATAGACCTCGATCGTCCCTACAACTGCCGGACGATCGCCACGCCCCTCCCGTAGCCTCATCTGCTCGGGATGAGGGTCGAAGATGGGTACGCAAAGCACGGAACCGGGCCGACGTGGGAGACCTTCGTCGTCAAGGAGCGGCAGCTCCAGCTCTGGGCAACTACTGGTATCCTCAATGATCAGCGCACGCTGCTCGCGCTGGACCCGACTGAGCAGCAGGCGCTCAGTCAGCCGAGGGCGCCAGTGCTGGGCGCTGGGGTGCAGACCTTTCTGCGCCGCCAGCGTGACCAGCGGCTCGCTCTCTGTAGACTCCTGGTGCGCCGAGGAACGCGGCTGAGCAATATCGGGCAGCACCGTCTCGACCTCGGTGACTGGCTCCAGCAGCAGGATCGCACACCGGGTCGAGCCGACCATCTCCTCTACAGCCTGCAGAATACGATCGAGGACCTCGGGCAGGGCAAAAGGGCCAGCGATGGCCGCGGAGATATGCTGCATCGCCTTCAGCAATAAGCGTGAGCGTACCTGGCTGGTCACGTCCTCCACAGTGATCAACAGCGCGTCTCTCTGGCCTGCCCCCTTCTGCTCTTCCTGCTGGCTTTCCCACGTCACCGGGATCAGCGAGATACGCCAGTAGGTGCGCCCACGACTGGCCAGCAGACCCTCATAGGGAACATCTTGAAAGACCAGGCTCTGGCGCATGGCACTGGCCCGCTGCAGCTGAGGCACAGCCGTGGAGGCCAGCTCTGGGGGCAGGATCTCAGGCAGACGATGGCCAAGCACTCCTTGCGAGCGCCACGGCTCGCTCAGCAGCGAGGCCAGGTACTGGTTGATGTAGAGAACGCGCAAATCAGTACCATCCAGGACTGCGGCTCCGACCGCAATGTGTCCCAGAATTTGTTCAAGTTGCACAGATGGCTCTGGCTCCATAGATCGGGGTTTCTAGCCACGCCGGGTCTCTACCTGACCTGGACTGGAAAGGACACGCCCCACACATCGCCGCCCGCCAGGACGGCGGTCTTGCTCTCGCTCCCTCCTTCCCACTACTACACACTATTATATCGCCTGCCAACGGTGGCTGTGAGCCAGGAGGACAGGCGCGACGCACCTGTCTCATTCGCCAGCCGCCTCTTCCTTCCAATGCCACTGGCCAGCAGCAGTAGCGGCAGCAGCTCGCCTCAGCACCTTCGAGATAGAGCGATAAACCAGGTCTCCTATTTACACAGCAGAGATTAGCCAGGCGCGATGCCAAAGGGGGCGGTTTGTGGTATGATGATGTCAACTCCCGAGAGAGTACTGCAACCCTGAAGCGTACGACCTTCCGGGTCCTTTTGTGCCGCATGAGGCCAGCGGCCAGCGGCCTCCGCCTACCTGCCTGCTTGCCAGAGCAAGCCCGCTCCTCCTCCAGCGCCGGGGTGAAGAAGGATGGCTGAGAGCGCTCGCCAGGTGGCGCGAAGCCGCGGATCACATGATGGCTGCACTCTGGGCTGTTTGTTGGCTGAGAACGCTGCAAGAGGCGTCAAAGAAGCTCGGTGTCGCAGCCGGTTCGTTCTGCGAGGAGGGATTCATGGAGCTTTCGCTGCGGCTGGATACCCTCGGGGTGGTCGAGGTGCGCTATCTGCGTGGCCGGGAGCGCTACCGCGATTGGCCCCCGATCCAATTGGTGGCCGCCTCCCGACAGGCCCGTATCCAGGCGTATATGAGCCGCGAGGTCGCTGAACAGCTGCACCAGCAGATCCTTGCGGTAGAGGCGGCTGTTGGTCTAGATGTTGAGTTTGAAGATGAAGATGACGATCATCTTGAGAAGGAGCACGGTAGCCGGTCAGTTGATGAAAAGCACTTTGACGATGCAACAGAGCGAGAGAGCAGCGCAAATACTTTCTCTCCCTCCCTCGCCCAAGCCTTGGATCGCCTGAACGAACTGGCACGGCAGCGCTTACCCGAGGCCAGCTCCTCCTCTGGCGCTACGGAGCGGGGCGAGCTGCTGGCGGAGGAGGGGGAATTGAGCGCCGAGGAAGAGGGAGCGCTGGAGCAGCTACAAGATGCTTTTACGCAGATGATGGATGTGGTGCGAGAGTTGGCTGAGGAGATGGCTACCGATGCGCTCAAGCTCAACGGACGATTCCGCTGCGCACGCACCAACATTATCTTTACTCAGGCCGATCTCCCCGAGGAAGAGGAGGAGGAGGAGGCGACAGAGGAGGAGGCCGAGGAGCCAGAAGCGGAAGGTATTGAGGCCGAGCTGGGAGAGGAGGAAGTGGTGGAGTTTGAGGTGGAGCTGGTGATGGTCCTGCAGCTCTTTGAGGAGGGACGCGCCCGCTCCGATGATGCCCCTGCTGTGGAGTTGCAGCTCGACGTCGACGATTTCGAACGTCTGCATGAGACGCTGGATCTGGCACTGCAGCGCGAGGAACGCAGCCGCCGGCGCAGCTCCTCTCATCTGACCTCCGAGCGTGGGCGACGCAATCGCCGGCGTCGCTAGCGCCGACTCGCTCGCTCGTTGCCCCGCGGAGGATGGCCGCCGACCCTTGACTGCACCGCTCGCTTGTATCCTCGTTGCTGATGCTGGACCCTGCTCGGAGACGAGGCCGGGCTGAACCGGATTTAGCCAACGCTTCTCTCTGCTCTTCCTCGTTCGCTCCGCGCTGCATGGTGGGGTGATTACGTGGCCAGGGCGCTTCTCCTGCACTTGCTTCTCTGATGTCCTTCCCCCGAGGAAGATTCTGCTGGCTGTGGTGGTGCCCATGCCCCTCTGCTCAACCGCTGACCAGTCAGTCTGCCCTGTTCCAAACACGGTAATGCCTGTGGTCAGATGAACGCTGATCTGCTACAATGGGGACGGCCTGGGGGGATTGAGGGACGACAGTGGCCAGGGCCGTTCAGACCTTCGCTCTGGAACTCACTGCCTCCTGGGAAAGGCTGGCGGGCACCGCAGAGAAGGAGAGGTTGCAGCCCTGCCTGGTGTGTTTGTGAAGGGAGCTTGACCTGTATGAGTGATGGGCGCGCGGGGCATGGGTCCCGACCGTGCTGGTGGAAGCAGGGAACGTACGTGATCGAGGCCGATGATGCTGCTGAGCTGGCGCGAGCGATGCAGCTGGAGCAGCTGATTACACGGCAAATGGGGGGCCTCTTCCCGGAGCGCGGTGGTGATCTGAGTGCTGTCCAGACGATCCTCGATATTGCCTGTGGCCCCGGTGGTTGGGCGCTGGCTGTGGCCTATGCGTATCCGCATGTGACCGTGGTCGGCATCGATAACAGCCGGGCGGTTGTGGAGTACGCTCAGGCCCAGGCCTGGTCACGGGGCCTGGGAAATGTCGAGTTTGTGCTGATGGATGCACTGCACCCCCTCGATTTCCCTGACGATGCCTTTGATTTGGTGAATGCCCGCTTTCTGATGGGGATGATGCCCGTCTCGGCCTGGTTGCCCTTGCTACGCGAGTGCCGTCGCGTTACCCGCCCAGGGGGCAGCATTCGTCTAACTGAGGCCGAGCTGTGTTTGACGACCAGCCCCGCTTTTGAACAGCTCTCGGCCTGGCTGGCACGGGCCTTCTGGCGCAAGGGATATAGCTTCTCTCCCGATGGGCGTACCTTGGGAATCACCGCCGTCCTGGGCCAGCTGCTGCGCTCGGCAGGGTGGCGCAATGTTGCCTACCGTCCCTTTGTGGTGGATTTCTCGACTGGCGCCCCGGCTCACACTGGGGGCTACCAGCACTTTATGGTGTTTTGGCGGCTCGTGCAGGAGTTTGTCTGCGCCTGGGCGGAGGTTCCCACTGAGACCTTCGAACGCTGTTATCAGCAGGCGATGGCCGAGCTCCTGCTCGATGAATTCTGTGGGCTATGGTTCCACCTGCTGACCTGGGCGGAGAATGCTCCTGCCTGACTGAACGGACCGAAAGGCGGCCTCCAGGCTGAGACGCTTCACTGGCCTGCTCTGCTCTCCCAGCTAACGGCAGGGAATGGGGCTGTTTCCTCCTGCCTGGATTGGAGCGCACTGCAGGTAGCGACTCTGCTTTGTGACTGAATGGCTGGCTGGGGTGGCTCACCGCGTGCGACGGGGCCGCTTCAGCTCCCTCTGGACGAAGAAGTTGTCTATGGCCAGAACGATTACGATTGAGGATCTCTATCGGCTGCGCTTTGTGAGCCAGCCGCGTCTTTCTCCCGATGGCTCACGTGTGGCCTTCGTGGTCACGACTATCGATGAGCGGGAGCACGAGTACCGCTCGGCAATCTGGGTTGCTCTGCCTGGCGGCGAGGTTCGGCGCTTCACAAGCGGACGCGCCAGGGCTCACAGCCCAACCTGGTCACCTGATGGGCGCTGGCTGGCCTTCGTCTCCGATCGCGAGAGCGATGAGCCGGCAAGCGCTACCGCGACAGGCCCTGGCGGGGAGCAGCGCCCTGCTCAGATCTGGCTGCTGCCTGCGGACGGCGGTGAGGCACGCCAGTTGACCTGGATGGAACATGGCGCTGAGCGCCCCGTCTGGTCGCCGGATGGGCGCTTCCTGCTCTTTTCGGCCCAGGTCGGTCCTGGCGATGAGAAAACACCAGGGGGCAAGCCTCTGCCAAAGGCGCGGGTCATCGAACGCCTCTGGTATCGCCTCGATGGCGTCGGCTTTATCCACGAGCGTCGCAGCCATCTCTTTCTGATTCCTGTTGAGGGCGGTGGACCCGTCCAGCTGACCGATGGCGACTGGGATGACGCCGACGCAGCCTGGTCTCCGGACGGTCAACAGATCGCCTTTGTCTCGAGCCGGGCGGAAGATCGCTGGCGCATGCCTTGCCCCGATCTCTATACGCTGACGATCGTCTCCGGCCAGCCGGGCGAGCTACGCTGCTGGACCGATGGAACGCTCTCCTGTGCCTCGCCTTCCTGGTCGCCAGATGGCCGCCAGCTTGCCTTTCTGGCTATGCAGAAGTACCGTTCGGCGAACCACGTCGATCTGTATTGGCTCTCACTTGATGGAGCAACCCCCGGCCAGGTCCAGCCGCTTTGCCTGACCCGTGATTTTGAGGGAAGCTGCGTCGACTGGACAAATAGTGATCTGGGGGACGAGCATCTCATGCCGCCCCCTGCCTGGTCCGCCGACGGGCAAACGCTCTATGTGCTGGCCTCGCGGCGCGGCGCAACGCGGCTGTACGCTGTTCCCGTCAGCGGGTCCGGTCAAGAGCCGCCGACCCTCACGCCCGGTGCCGTGCATGTGCGCGACTTCTCCCTTGATCAGTCCGCTCAGAGCGTAGCCTTGCTCATGGGCAGTGCCACACAGCCGCCAGAGATCTATCGCTGCCCGCTCACCGGCAAGAACGCCGGGCTGGAACAGGTCTCGCATTGCAATGATGAGCTGCTGAGTGAGCTGAAACTGGCCACGCCGGAGTATTTGCCCTACCGTGGCTGCGATGACTGGCCTATGGATGGCTGGCTCTTGCGTCCTCCCGACTACGATCCTGCCCGGCGCTACCCGC containing:
- a CDS encoding SDR family NAD(P)-dependent oxidoreductase — translated: MDLGLEGNVAIVTGASRGVGQAIARALGAEGCRLAIIARGRKALEATAEELRSAGVEVLTIAADLMIPQNIERIVQDVMAHYGRIDILVHNAGGARGQTIFDTSDEDWHDALALNVLALSHFARLVAPIMSRQGGGRIIAISSIFGRESGGRPAYNALKAASISLTKSLARQLAPNNILVNSVAPGSLLFPGSSWDRRRQADPESIEAFVKSELPLGRFGTPEEVAAVVVFLASSAASLVSGACIPVDGAQSRSNI
- a CDS encoding RNA polymerase sigma factor, with translation MTKQERPAVNIDGILAQKALAGDEQAFEMLLKRYQTALFSFIYHFLGDYDQACDILQQVFLQLYISLPNLRTGEPLKAWLFQVARNRCLDELRRKRAVHFSELEGNTEEDEPSPLDALPDGNPLPEELAEHHDLQRLLSEAIQTLPPRFRAVVLLRYLAQLSFAEIGQTLQMPEATAKTYFQRAKPLLRAALREYTGKVTAALA
- a CDS encoding response regulator, translated to MMSASERERKPCILCVEDDPQMSAFLRAQLKARGFQVQTARDGAQGIELAALVQPQLVLLDLSLPTLDGLAFLRRLREWSNAPVIVLSAHDEEPVKIKALDQGADDYLTKPFSVNELLARVRVALRRAAETERLLSSLGQGNTSPSTPVYRCGGPDGLEVDFARRKVRSGGKEVHLTPTEYDLLYELTRNAGKVLTHRELLQRVWGADYIGETTYLRTFIRHLRRKLEPDPAHPRFLHNEPGVGYFVPPPDAPLLSNLS
- a CDS encoding PAS domain-containing protein, producing MQLEQILGHIAVGAAVLDGTDLRVLYINQYLASLLSEPWRSQGVLGHRLPEILPPELASTAVPQLQRASAMRQSLVFQDVPYEGLLASRGRTYWRISLIPVTWESQQEEQKGAGQRDALLITVEDVTSQVRSRLLLKAMQHISAAIAGPFALPEVLDRILQAVEEMVGSTRCAILLLEPVTEVETVLPDIAQPRSSAHQESTESEPLVTLAAQKGLHPSAQHWRPRLTERLLLSRVQREQRALIIEDTSSCPELELPLLDDEGLPRRPGSVLCVPIFDPHPEQMRLREGRGDRPAVVGTIEVYHRRARGFPAEEVELLEQFARQAGLAIHNARLFFSIDSLARTASRNVRQRENIMQAIPDGVVIYDARWRVADINHAVRRLFGWSDEVLGLPIWEALARSQARFEEPLPRGPEDLPALEHRALEQSVDEMKVIGADGHPYVIRRSYAPIHDAVGDIFAFIVIYHDVTEQAAARERIEAEVIARTLELAQRNQALQEAKAALEEEGARMQTLLERLPSGVLLISKEARERPRISIINRQAARLLRRMGVPEAQIDDPEEVMRRLAGRASEEIIDPIHVYGPNGELVATEERPLARALFRGEASESELHLSQPDGSLLFLLASAAPLRATDGTISGAILVWHDITRMKELEREREDFFTTMAHELKTPLANIRAHLSVLQADDLRWSVEEQRDFLRTADEQVERLVSMVNQFLDAARVEAGALRLELEPVLLSELVEDLQERLEALIASSHRSLDVRVPPQLPTVLADYEMIIRVLTNLLSNAFYHAPEGDTVLLEAEQVSSREVEIRVTDHGPGLTPEQQEELFTRFSTFAASRRPAADRPGQPARDRRRDSARWSPGTGLGLYISRGIIEAHQSTLTLQSSPGQGTTFAFRLSIAGEPTAAQPLLPASAPRGNTTGSREGAHDVSF
- a CDS encoding class I SAM-dependent methyltransferase, with the translated sequence MSDGRAGHGSRPCWWKQGTYVIEADDAAELARAMQLEQLITRQMGGLFPERGGDLSAVQTILDIACGPGGWALAVAYAYPHVTVVGIDNSRAVVEYAQAQAWSRGLGNVEFVLMDALHPLDFPDDAFDLVNARFLMGMMPVSAWLPLLRECRRVTRPGGSIRLTEAELCLTTSPAFEQLSAWLARAFWRKGYSFSPDGRTLGITAVLGQLLRSAGWRNVAYRPFVVDFSTGAPAHTGGYQHFMVFWRLVQEFVCAWAEVPTETFERCYQQAMAELLLDEFCGLWFHLLTWAENAPA
- a CDS encoding S9 family peptidase; amino-acid sequence: MARTITIEDLYRLRFVSQPRLSPDGSRVAFVVTTIDEREHEYRSAIWVALPGGEVRRFTSGRARAHSPTWSPDGRWLAFVSDRESDEPASATATGPGGEQRPAQIWLLPADGGEARQLTWMEHGAERPVWSPDGRFLLFSAQVGPGDEKTPGGKPLPKARVIERLWYRLDGVGFIHERRSHLFLIPVEGGGPVQLTDGDWDDADAAWSPDGQQIAFVSSRAEDRWRMPCPDLYTLTIVSGQPGELRCWTDGTLSCASPSWSPDGRQLAFLAMQKYRSANHVDLYWLSLDGATPGQVQPLCLTRDFEGSCVDWTNSDLGDEHLMPPPAWSADGQTLYVLASRRGATRLYAVPVSGSGQEPPTLTPGAVHVRDFSLDQSAQSVALLMGSATQPPEIYRCPLTGKNAGLEQVSHCNDELLSELKLATPEYLPYRGCDDWPMDGWLLRPPDYDPARRYPLIVEIHGGPNTQYGYGFFHEMQVLAAAGYVILYTNPRGSCGYGREFALAVRGAWGEKDSLDILAGIDAALQQGGLDEQRIGVIGGSYGGFMTAWLIGHSQRFRAAVADRSVTNLISDFGSSDFGWTFADDELDTTPWENLERYWRMSPLAYVQHVQTPLLILHSEQDLRCNIEQADQLFAALKYLGREVRYVRFEGQSHGLSRGGHPYLRLQRLRFIVDWFERHLQEPERQP